In a single window of the Planctomycetia bacterium genome:
- a CDS encoding tetratricopeptide repeat protein: protein MDTNGREQLKQLLLEAARLPPEQRRDFVIRATAANPDITAEAIELLATLDDPRFMNAPTGAGFESVNGRAMLEGPGLRIGRYKLLQKIGEGGFGIVFLAEQVEPVVRRVALKIIKAGMDTKQVIARFEAERQALAMMDHPNIARVLDAGQTEQGRPYFVMELVRGEPVTRYCDREKLPIAERLTLFRDICFAVQHAHQKGIIHRDLKPSNVLVTSADGRPLPKVIDFGIAKATEVRLTDKTYFTELHQLVGTPEYMSPEQAEVSGIDIDTRSDVYSLGVLLYELLAGGPPFDSRRLRSSPLAEIQRIIRDEEPPRPSTRLRTLGNSSNITVLPRSETSDEPSTDAISEIAERRRMEPLALTRSLQGDLDWIVMKCLEKERTRRYATAVALADDVSAFLTHKPVSASPPSRAYKLKKIYRRHRRAVIAGGAMILTMIVSTIVSIGFAIRASRALESEAAQRALADRRSAETRQVAEFQSELFSGINVEALGAGFKELFRKQVEESLRRRFVGKWPDRRKLTDAEISEQIQQYADIVEPVQAVDVARRVLGDYVLSRDIELVETKFADQPRVQSELLFTLGTILRTLGLNEDAEPALRRAVELRRANDPVDVVLLADALSELSSVLGAQGKNREDEVVRREALGLYESGLGIQNERTIIARSNIAISRYEQGDMAGAEAVFREALAQARALPETPNRTLAQILNDLGGLLLTTGELDEAEKLISESLDLRRRLFPEGSKEVADSLLNLAGVYHNRDDFVSTEKCLRETIDMYHKVLGEEHVVIATCLNNLAATVMDMDDMPTAIALAREALAMNRKLLGDDHPDVIINVNNLAMMYQLSGDLAAAEPLLREALDVRRSILGDDHPDVALSESNMGYQLLKQKDPAGAEPYFREALEIYARQSLTKHHSMYSSKLGMALCLAEQGKTAEAEAILAEMSASPGMDGLPSYLRGTFINAYVRLYEEKHRVSPDEGYDELARQWREKSRPKPASAPAEGVPD from the coding sequence ATGGACACGAACGGTCGCGAGCAGCTCAAGCAGTTGTTGTTGGAGGCCGCGCGGCTCCCGCCGGAGCAGCGGCGCGACTTCGTCATTCGCGCGACCGCCGCAAATCCTGACATCACCGCCGAGGCAATCGAACTCCTCGCGACGCTTGACGACCCGCGCTTCATGAACGCCCCCACCGGGGCGGGCTTCGAGTCGGTCAATGGGCGAGCGATGCTGGAAGGACCGGGTCTGCGGATCGGACGCTACAAGCTCCTCCAGAAGATCGGCGAAGGCGGCTTCGGCATCGTCTTTCTCGCGGAGCAGGTCGAACCGGTGGTCCGCCGGGTGGCGCTTAAGATCATCAAGGCGGGCATGGATACGAAGCAGGTGATTGCGCGCTTTGAAGCCGAGCGCCAGGCCCTGGCCATGATGGATCATCCCAATATCGCCCGGGTTCTCGACGCCGGGCAGACCGAGCAGGGGCGGCCTTACTTTGTCATGGAGCTGGTCCGCGGCGAACCTGTGACCCGTTATTGCGACCGGGAGAAGCTGCCCATCGCCGAGCGGCTGACTTTGTTCCGCGACATTTGTTTCGCCGTGCAGCACGCCCATCAGAAGGGCATCATCCATCGCGATCTGAAGCCGTCGAACGTGTTGGTGACTTCCGCCGATGGTCGGCCGTTGCCGAAGGTCATCGACTTCGGCATCGCCAAGGCCACGGAAGTCCGACTGACCGACAAGACGTACTTCACCGAGCTGCATCAACTGGTCGGTACGCCGGAATACATGAGTCCCGAGCAGGCCGAAGTCTCGGGGATCGACATCGATACGCGCAGTGACGTGTATTCGCTGGGCGTGCTTCTTTACGAACTGCTGGCCGGTGGTCCGCCGTTTGACAGCCGAAGGCTCCGTTCTTCGCCGCTGGCTGAGATCCAGCGCATCATCCGCGACGAGGAGCCGCCCCGGCCCAGCACGCGCTTGCGCACGCTGGGTAACTCGTCGAACATCACCGTACTGCCGCGATCGGAGACTTCGGACGAGCCTTCGACGGACGCCATCTCGGAGATCGCGGAGCGCCGGCGCATGGAGCCGCTGGCGCTGACCCGGTCGCTCCAGGGCGATCTGGACTGGATCGTCATGAAGTGCCTGGAGAAGGAGCGCACCCGACGATATGCCACCGCCGTTGCACTCGCCGACGATGTCTCGGCCTTCCTGACTCACAAGCCGGTTTCGGCGAGTCCGCCGAGCAGGGCTTATAAGTTGAAGAAGATTTACCGGCGTCATCGGCGGGCCGTCATCGCCGGCGGGGCGATGATTCTGACGATGATCGTTTCCACGATCGTCTCGATCGGGTTTGCGATCCGAGCCTCCCGGGCCCTGGAGTCCGAAGCGGCCCAGCGGGCATTGGCCGATCGGCGTTCCGCTGAGACGCGCCAAGTCGCCGAGTTTCAATCTGAGCTGTTTTCCGGCATCAACGTGGAGGCGCTGGGGGCCGGTTTCAAGGAGCTGTTTCGCAAGCAGGTGGAAGAGAGCCTGCGCCGACGCTTTGTCGGAAAGTGGCCCGATCGGCGGAAACTCACCGATGCCGAAATCAGCGAGCAGATCCAGCAGTACGCCGACATCGTCGAACCGGTCCAGGCGGTGGATGTCGCCCGGCGCGTCCTCGGTGATTACGTCCTGAGCCGCGACATCGAGCTTGTCGAGACGAAGTTCGCTGACCAGCCGCGTGTTCAGTCGGAGTTGCTGTTTACACTCGGCACGATTCTTCGAACCCTCGGCCTTAACGAAGACGCCGAGCCCGCCTTGCGCCGGGCCGTTGAACTGCGCCGAGCGAATGACCCTGTAGATGTAGTCCTGCTGGCCGATGCCCTGTCGGAGCTTTCGTCGGTGCTCGGCGCTCAGGGGAAAAACCGTGAGGATGAGGTGGTGCGGCGGGAGGCGCTGGGCCTCTACGAGTCCGGTCTGGGAATTCAAAACGAAAGGACGATCATCGCTCGCAGCAATATCGCCATCAGCCGCTACGAGCAAGGCGACATGGCCGGGGCCGAGGCCGTGTTTCGAGAGGCTTTGGCCCAGGCGCGGGCGCTGCCCGAGACACCTAACCGGACCCTCGCGCAAATCCTGAACGATCTGGGCGGCCTTTTGCTCACCACGGGTGAACTCGACGAGGCGGAAAAGCTCATCAGTGAATCGCTCGACCTCCGCAGGAGATTGTTTCCGGAAGGCAGCAAGGAAGTCGCCGACAGCCTGTTGAACCTCGCCGGCGTCTATCACAACCGCGATGATTTTGTCTCCACGGAGAAGTGTCTCCGCGAGACGATCGACATGTACCACAAGGTGCTTGGCGAAGAGCACGTGGTTATTGCGACTTGCCTGAACAACCTCGCCGCGACCGTCATGGATATGGACGACATGCCCACGGCCATCGCGCTGGCGCGCGAGGCCCTGGCGATGAATCGCAAACTGCTGGGCGATGACCACCCGGATGTCATCATTAATGTGAATAACCTGGCGATGATGTATCAGTTGTCCGGCGACCTCGCCGCGGCCGAACCGCTCCTCCGCGAGGCGCTGGATGTGCGACGCAGCATACTCGGCGACGACCATCCGGACGTCGCCCTGAGCGAATCGAACATGGGTTATCAGCTCCTTAAGCAGAAAGACCCCGCCGGCGCGGAGCCGTACTTTCGCGAGGCGTTGGAGATTTACGCGCGGCAATCCCTGACGAAGCATCACTCCATGTACTCGTCCAAACTGGGGATGGCCCTTTGTCTCGCGGAGCAGGGCAAGACCGCCGAGGCGGAGGCGATTCTGGCCGAGATGAGCGCATCGCCCGGCATGGATGGGCTGCCGTCGTATCTTCGCGGCACCTTTATTAACGCCTATGTGCGGCTCTACGAGGAAAAGCACCGTGTCTCGCCGGACGAGGGCTACGACGAGCTTGCGAGACAGTGGCGCGAGAAGTCGAGGCCGAAACCGGCCTCGGCGCCTGCTGAGGGCGTGCCGGATTGA
- a CDS encoding sigma-70 family RNA polymerase sigma factor — MIDKSSEKSEPSGTSDEGRVAKLLSEAAAGAPQAARDLLPLVYRSLRELAERQMRQERRDHTLQATALVHEAYLRLLGDTEVGWDNRAHFYAAAAEAMRRILIEHARRVGAKKRGGGWNKEIANVADLASDETVGHALDIDTAIEALKEHDVRAASVAQLRFYTGLSIDDTAAALNISPSTVDREWCYARAWLLRHLQGQIQGN; from the coding sequence ATGATTGACAAATCGTCGGAGAAAAGCGAACCGTCCGGGACATCGGACGAGGGTCGTGTCGCGAAGCTGCTGTCGGAGGCCGCCGCCGGCGCGCCGCAGGCGGCGCGCGATCTGCTGCCCCTCGTCTATCGATCCCTGCGCGAACTTGCGGAGCGGCAGATGCGCCAGGAGCGTCGCGACCATACGCTCCAGGCGACGGCCCTGGTGCATGAGGCGTATCTGCGGCTGCTTGGCGACACGGAAGTCGGCTGGGACAATCGCGCCCACTTTTACGCGGCTGCCGCGGAAGCGATGCGCCGGATCCTCATCGAGCATGCGCGCCGGGTCGGCGCGAAGAAGCGCGGCGGAGGATGGAACAAGGAGATCGCCAACGTCGCCGATCTGGCGAGTGATGAGACGGTCGGTCACGCCCTCGATATCGACACGGCGATTGAGGCGCTCAAGGAACATGATGTGCGGGCGGCAAGCGTGGCGCAGCTTCGTTTCTATACGGGGCTCTCGATCGATGACACCGCCGCCGCGCTGAACATCTCGCCGAGCACGGTCGATCGCGAATGGTGCTATGCCCGGGCCTGGCTGCTTCGACATCTTCAGGGGCAGATTCAAGGAAACTAG
- the larE gene encoding ATP-dependent sacrificial sulfur transferase LarE: MKRNDILTTSSTATKVEEARAILRSLGRVAVAFSGGVDSTFVLKLAVQTLGQANVLAVTGRSPSIASAEVEEAVRLAQAIGAEHLVISTQEFDDPDYIANPTNRCYYCKTELYTRMKPFIAERGFDAIVNGTNADDLGDYRPGLSAAGEHFVRAPAAEAGLTKPEIRVLSAEMGLPTHDKPAGPCLSSRVQYGESITPEKLRMIEAAETMLHDLGFRECRVRHHDKLARIEVPAGQIERLASPDLRMKVDAAFRELGYQYVCIDIRGFRSGSMNEVIAFGVKQLAT, encoded by the coding sequence ATGAAACGAAATGACATACTGACCACATCAAGTACCGCCACAAAAGTCGAAGAGGCACGCGCCATTCTTCGATCTCTGGGCCGAGTAGCCGTCGCATTCAGCGGCGGCGTGGATTCGACATTCGTGCTCAAGCTCGCCGTCCAGACTCTGGGACAGGCAAACGTCTTGGCCGTCACCGGACGAAGCCCCAGCATCGCTTCCGCCGAGGTCGAGGAGGCCGTCCGCCTCGCCCAGGCCATCGGGGCAGAGCACCTTGTCATCAGCACGCAGGAATTCGACGACCCCGACTACATCGCCAATCCGACCAACCGCTGCTATTACTGCAAGACCGAGCTCTACACGCGCATGAAGCCCTTCATCGCCGAGCGCGGCTTCGACGCCATCGTCAACGGAACGAACGCCGATGATCTGGGCGACTATCGCCCCGGCCTGTCAGCGGCGGGTGAACACTTCGTGCGAGCCCCCGCGGCAGAGGCCGGGCTGACCAAGCCTGAGATTCGCGTTCTTTCCGCCGAGATGGGCCTTCCCACGCACGACAAGCCGGCCGGCCCGTGTCTTTCCAGTCGCGTGCAATACGGCGAATCGATCACCCCGGAAAAGCTCCGTATGATCGAAGCGGCGGAGACGATGCTCCACGATCTGGGCTTTCGGGAGTGCCGCGTTCGGCACCACGACAAGCTTGCGCGAATCGAGGTCCCCGCCGGACAGATCGAGCGGTTGGCATCACCCGACTTGCGAATGAAGGTCGACGCGGCATTCCGCGAACTCGGCTACCAGTACGTCTGCATCGACATCCGCGGCTTTCGCAGCGGGAGCATGAACGAAGTGATCGCATTCGGCGTCAAACAATTGGCGACGTAA
- a CDS encoding endonuclease V: MKLPRALHRWNVTPARAVAIQRDLADAVVIEPIGRRPRLVAGADCAFIDSEKRIVACWVVWDLGTRSVLETTHVVRPVSFPYVPGLLSFREAPAIIAAARRIRCEPDVFMLDGHGLAHPRRMGLACHVGLFLDRPTFGCAKSLLCGEYREPTKQRGANSPMLDKGELIGRIVRTHEQFKPVFVSVGHRITLIEAVKTAIWCHAGFRLPQPTRLADQLVAKLKAEIGKAESPSDES, encoded by the coding sequence GCGCGATCTGGCCGATGCCGTGGTGATCGAACCGATCGGCAGGCGTCCCCGGCTGGTCGCCGGCGCAGATTGTGCATTCATAGATTCGGAAAAGCGCATTGTCGCGTGCTGGGTTGTCTGGGATCTCGGCACGCGTTCGGTTTTGGAGACGACGCACGTCGTCAGACCGGTAAGTTTTCCCTATGTGCCCGGCCTGCTGAGTTTTCGTGAGGCCCCTGCGATTATCGCCGCGGCCCGTCGCATCCGCTGTGAGCCGGACGTATTCATGCTCGACGGACACGGATTGGCGCATCCGAGGCGCATGGGTCTGGCTTGTCACGTGGGGTTGTTTCTCGATCGCCCGACTTTCGGATGCGCCAAGAGCCTGCTCTGCGGGGAGTATCGAGAGCCGACGAAACAGCGCGGCGCGAATTCGCCCATGCTGGATAAGGGCGAACTCATCGGCCGCATCGTTCGAACGCACGAGCAATTCAAGCCGGTCTTCGTCAGCGTGGGCCATCGCATCACACTGATCGAGGCGGTCAAGACGGCGATCTGGTGTCACGCAGGATTTCGGCTCCCGCAGCCGACGCGACTGGCGGATCAACTCGTGGCGAAACTGAAGGCCGAGATAGGGAAGGCGGAGTCGCCGTCGGACGAGAGCTGA